CATAGGACTAAAATGGCCTATGTTAAAGTCGAGGATGAAATTGACCATCAGTGCAGAGTTTAGTGATGCTATTCCGctaaaatttttcttttaatattTTAGTGCAAAGATAACATAGCTTTTGTGTAGGATGGAAATCTCATGGATGAAACTTACAAATAGATATGACCATTTGTCGAGGTGAGTCATAAAAGTTGGTGTGTTTTTTTTAGACCTGAATCCGATCTGATCCAACTATCGGGCTGGATTTTTTGCCGGATCCCCTCTCTGTTGGCACGTGGTTGGTTCGGGTAAAATCTAATTTTTTCGTGTATAATTTTTAGGGAGGATCGGTTTGAGTCAGATTTcatgttaaaaaaaattaaccCATGTCTGGTCCGATATTTCAATTTCAAGCCCAATCAATTTCAATAATTACTGGTCTTAGACACAGAAAAAATAGACATATTTCTCAATTAACACAAAAGTTCAATTCCAATCAAAACTTAAGAAACTCCAACCAGAATTTAAGAAACAACAATCGAAACTTAAGTTCCGATTGTTGATGTTTTATTTGAAAGGGATCGGGTCAAATTTTATTCAAGCGAATCGGATCAGATTCATCAAGTGGGATGACCATGTTGGCACCATAGAAAGTGTAAGCTCCGAACCTCTCCTTGGTTGGCACCACATCCTGCTGAATGTCTTGTACGGAGTATGTTCGGTACCTATATACCGTGTACGTACGTACATACATGTTAGTCCCAAGGTGGTGTCGTTACATGTACCATACACATTTTAGTCCCGAGATCTTGTCGCCACACGCACCGAGGCCGCTACACGACCGATCCGTTATCGATCACCTGCGTCATGAGTACTAGATTCCAGTGCCCGTTTTGTCCCTTTCTACCTTGCCGGCTGTTCTTTTTCTGTCAGCAAATACTACACGCTCGCAGCTCTGTCCTGGGAATCCAATCCACGCGCGCGCCCAGCCAGGCCCAGGAATCACTGTGGCCAGTGCACGTGAGTTTGTTCCATCCTTGTCTTTGATGAGAACACTGAAGTACTGAACACATCAGCGTGCTTCAGGTTTTGTTTAGATCCCGAAATGCAAAATATAAAACTCTTGTAAATCACTTGCATgatgtactaaatatagtcaaaaaataaattgcattacacaaatggactgtaaatcgcgagacgaatctaatgagcctaattatgacgtgattggacgctaaattgctacagtaattctacagtaaatatgctctaatgatggattaattaggctcattagattcgcctcgtagtttacagacgagatctgtaattagttttgttattagtctacatttaatacttcaaatattgaagattctcttccaaaaacataaaaatacaaaatgcaaagtgatctaaacacaccctcaacATTTTCATCATCAAAGTAGCTAGCCGTACTACTGTCGGGGGCAGTGTCACAAAAAATAGAGCAAACATTTCTATCAGATTCATTTCCAACTCTACTTTGTTGTAAGAGAAAAGGGGCTCGTGATGGCTGCTGGCTGACGGCTAATGCTGGTTtgatatgaaaaaaaatattgctaACTAGCTAGCTGACAAACCAGCTGAACAGAGCGTTGTCACAAGAGATGTcgcaccctgaaatttttgaatttcaggatgtgattaaaattaaaaataaaacaataattttctcataattttaaatttttcccaacatttttttcttcacagggaatttagtgtaaaagaaaatatagtggttgcttttcaaaattaaataaggtctttttgtttgtgttgcattcatgctgcagtgcattgtttatttgttttagtttcaatttgaatttgaattccttGAATTCGAATTTTAATTGAATGTGTTTGTTTCTTCTCAAGAAAATGGAAAATCTTTTCTCTTTCCCTACACGTTTTCAGCCCACActtcccttttcttcttccttccccgGCCCAACCAGCAGCCCGACCCGCtccgcctccctctctctcccctccactGCCGCACGAGGCCCGCATGTCCgggtcatccccttcctcgTGCGCGGGCAGGACTCTGCCGagtccgcctcgacctcgcgtcGCCCGCACCGTCTCGgcgtggcccgcacgccaagggcaTCGGCCCAGCCTATAAAGGGCGCCTCACGTGCCCCCTTGACCTccatcgacgccgccgcctttTTCCGCTCGCCAAAATCCTAGCCCGAGCCATAGCCGCGTCATTGTTGAGCTTGGAGCTCGGagtcgccgccgcaccgctgtTTCGTCACTCCCCTCACGAATTCGAGCCCGCCCAGAGTTTCGCGTTGAGGTGCGGATTCTCTTCAACCCGTTCTCGCCCTCTCTttcgctctgctccgcccggAGATGCTCGACGGAGCGCCGCGTCGCTGCTCCGCCGCTGCGCCCGCTCTCCGCCATGTCTGCGCCACGCGAAAGCCCCGCCGTTGCGTTCACCGCGTCGCGCGCATGCTCCTCGTCCAAGCCGCGCGTCAAATCCTAGCCGGATGGCCGTTTTTGGCCTGCGCCGGCGAAGCGCCGCTgccccgacctcgccgccggcgctctgcgccgccgctagcGCCGCCCGCCTCGTCCCAGCCGTCCGATCGAGATCGGGTGGCCCAGATTAGATTCAACTCAAGTCAAACCTAACCCTTACCGGTCAACTATGAtacttttgcaaaagagcccctcggttttATCAAAATTTACCCGCCATCCGAGCCAGTTGAAAACTATTTACAAGACAgtcctttcttttctgttttaaCCCCTGGACttttctaaaatagaacccACCGTCCTTAGCCTGTAGTTTTGCTAGCTAACCCCTGTAGCTTAGGTTTAATCTCATTTTAGTCCCTagtttctttagagctagcccctggaagtttaaaTCTATTGCAAACAAGTCCTTGGAACCTTGTTCTAGCCATAACTTCTCCGTTTTAACTCTGTTTTCAtcaattcttgcgctcacgtgatccttgcaacgtgtgaaatagctttatcaccttgttatcctctgcaAATCTTCTCTGCTAGCCCTTAACTCCTTGTTTAATCACATTTAGGTCCCTACAACCTTGTTTCTTCCATAGTTtctgcgttttagctccgtttcagTCCATTCTTGTTGCGTTAGTTTCCTTTTCACATAAGCTATCGTTTAGTAGTGTTGTTGCACCATAGATTCCTGTTTTAAAATTAAGTatagatttaatttgattaatatcCTCTCATCTAGTTTTCCTAATTAAAAGCTAATAAGATGTTTACTCTATTTTTCGTAATCATTGTTAATTTGATTAACACCAACTTAAATATGTTTTCAATTATAATTTGTTAGTTCAATAAGAATCATATAAGGTTGTGCGCTTAGATGCTCTCACAAGTTTCTTTTTAGTTAATTGTTTAATTAGTAAATTGTACATAGATAATTGAATAAAATTGGACTAAGTTCTATTTCGCTTTGCAAATAAAAACATAATATGAGTTACTTAGAACCAaagatattttttaaaaatatcttTTGCATATGGtttctaattaaaataaatgaaGTTAATAGTTCTTTTGTTCAATAATAATACAAATCTTCTGATAGCTGTTTCTTTTCAACCGTAGCTTCATTTTCTGTGTTTCTTGCGTTCCCGTAACCATAGCAAAGAGCCCTATCCTCCCATATGCTCTTCTAGACCttctttttgttttggtgtattattCTTAGTTGTGTttattgtttgctttgtatgtttactcgatgattgcttcgagtagaaggatcgttgttcGAAGCTTGAAGAATCAAGAAGTTTTGTATAagcaagagctgaagagcagtaagagtagcttatCGTTGGataaaggcaagtgaccctaaccatacttctatctatgctttttACAAGATTATATGATTTAatcggaacatggagaaccacacaggaaaacagtacaaccacaatactatatggctctggtcttggctaagtaactagatgatctatatgtcgtgcctggggcgtttgattggtggatttttttGGGTTATCAAGCTTTGAGGAGCGGGTaaaggaagcttcgtcttctgaggtaccgcagaaagcaagggaccagtgcgtacatatagtgattttttggaaaaggctcgtagcgtccctatacagtcatacctaaggaagtgtgatatggtgcttggcccgcacttgcatggttgggttcaaagttcttcggaatttttacgcgaattgtggtgaaaatgtacaacctctgcagagttaaaactaaccggttagccgtgctcacggtcaagagcggcttggaccctcacatgattaatttaacttaaagatggaATTAAATCATTTTCTAGTTATTTCTTGTGGTCTTGTTGAGTAACAACCATAAGTGTATTCACCcttacttactgctgctcagaagagaaagttgaagtatttgaagatgatgctgagttctaggcgtgcgcaacccccagtcgattgcatGTGAATTTGAAGCCAtcatttccaggataagctgtataactctgatagtcttttaattgttttattttctcttttacgtgatattgttactgattattcatttaTAATGTttttatatgtatgaaactcgatcctggcatacatatagttatgcattcggttttcttcTTAAGACCGGGTGTGACAAGAGACTGGCTAGTGAAAACGTGTGGTAAGAGTATTTAGGCTGGACCTGCAACGAACAGCTCTTTAATTTTGGGCTGAACACTCCAAAACGGACCATAAATTTTGGAGTTTATTGTCAGGTTTGTTTGAAGAGTAGGCAGTGGCCCAAAGCTACAATCTGAGCCCGGTGAGGCGATGGTTGCCCAACCCTGCGCAGCATGCGCAGGAGTAGGGATGAAAGTGGTAATCTAAACTGTTAgaacaaatttaatattttaaaatagatatgtataaaattggatggtgatcatttcttatattatcaagcacattattacaaataagaataaaattttgcataaattattttatgcattatttgctccctacaacaacaaaaagtgaaaaaaataccgaatttatttccgaatccataccgaattttatatctatcatttgagaaaatataggatgaatttgaggtttaccttttatgaatctttacaagctcaatactcaaaacaagaatacaaatttgtatacaagattctatatcctatttattcgcaatcaaagaaaaacgaccaaaaaactgattaccgaataattaccgtttccgaccgttttcaaccctacgcAGGAGAGAGAGCCAAAGCCTGCCAGCGAAACTGAAAACCAAGTCCCAACCGCACAAATTGGTCTGTCTGCCCTCCTTCGCGCCCATGCATCGCCCACGGATCTATTCTTTCTAACCATCACGCGTCACGGAAAATAGATCATGTTATATGTTATACTGGCaaagtaattttttttaaaaaactaatGGACAGGGCAAGAGAGAtgccgattatattaaaaaaaagaaagttcAAATTGACGAATACAACAAATGGCAAGGTAAACTTGATCTTCCTACATTCCTCAATCCTCATTTACAGAGGTTTCATTGTGCGCAACTCATTTTATTCAAGATGTCATGTTACCATACAAAATCCTTGTTGAATTATCGCCATACGGCAGTGCAAATCATGTTGATAGATTCGTCATGTCCAATGCTTTTACGATGAGTTCTTTTGagttcgtcaatctcgagaatgTTCCAGCTCAGTCTTTGAAGATGCTCATACAAATATAGTTTATGCTCGTGCATTCATAGAGGTTAGTGTACACGCATTATAATTGTCTGAGTTGTACCGTGTAATTAAAAAATGCAAGATATTTTCACAGAAATCGCTAGTCCAATTGTCGAATTTCCGTGTGTACTCCGTCGATATCTAAAACGATTctatttatatttacaaaaagttTGAGGGCAGTAGTATACGCAACGACACCCTGCGGATAGGCCAAGCCGCGGCTTGTATAGTTGTATACGTGGTATTTTTTTCACTCTGATAAATAATTTTCGTGTACCGCGGTGTTCCTTCTCCTCTCCCTGTAGTCTGTACCCCCGGCGGCGAGGCAAGCTGCCAAGGATGGCGACGAGCGAGCAAGAGCGAGGCGACGACAAGGGGACAGCAGGTAACAGCGCCAGCAaattcctttctctctcctcacgcgccgccgtgccggtgccggtgccgttGCGTCGCTTTTGCTGCTCGCCTTTGTCTCGCTCTCGAGCTGGCATTCTCGTTCCGGCACGCTCCCTCACGCCTCACGCGCAGCTCTGTCTCCACTCGCCACTGCCACCATGCCACTGCCATTGCAACCGCCCCGCCGCTGCCAttgcacacgcgcgcgcgccggcgacgaAGGAAGGATCCCTGAGTGACGGGAGAGGAGACGCCGGGCCCATCAGCGCGCCCCCATTGCGTTGCGTGGCGCATTGCGCGCGAGGTGTTCGTGGAAAGGCCCGGGAGGGAAGACGATGATGCGGGACCTGGGCTGCTTCGGGGACGCCAGCGTCCAGATCGCCGACgcggcgtcctcgtcctcgggcaccggcggcggcggccgcggcaaggcccccgcggcggcgcggagccggGTCACGTGCCTCTACcacgcgcggctcgccggccggccctgcGAGCTCTCGGTCACGTGGACCAGGGCCGGCGGGCTCGCGGGGCAGGCAGCGGCGGTCAgcgtcgtcgccgtcgacgccgcgtCCGGGGACCGCCTGTGCCGGGCCGACATCAAGCCGTGGCTCTTCGCCAAGCGCAAGGGCTCCAAGAgcctcgacgtcgccgccgccggcagcaccAAAGTCGACGTGCTCTGGGACCTGTCCGGCGCCAGGTTCGGCCCCGCGCCCGAGCCGCTGGAAGGCTTCTACGTCGCGGTGGTGTGCGGCGGCGAGATGGTGCTCCTGCTCGGCGACATGAGGAAGGAGGCGTACCGCAAGacgggcgccggccggccggccggcgacgcgCTGCTCGTGGCCAGGCGGGAGCACGTTGTCGGCAAGAAGGTCTTCTCCGCCAAGGCTCAATTCTGCCACCATGGCCGGTGCCATGACATCGTGATAGAGTGCGACACTGCCAGGGCGAACGACCCTTGTCTTGTGATCCACATCGACAGGCGGCCGGTCATGCGGGTGAGGCGGCTGCCATGGAAGTTCAGAGGGAACCAGACGATTCTGGTGGACGGGTTGCCTGTGGAGGTGCTCTGGGATGTCCATGGCTGGCTCtttggcccggcggcggcgaccagcgCGGTGTTCATGTTCCAGACATGCCAAGCGCCTGAGAAGTCCATGCCGTGGGCGTACTTGCAGATTTTTAAGGAGCATCAGTTGCAAGGGCATGGTTTCTCCTTGATAATACATGCATGGAAGGTTGAGTAGGAGTGTGCAGGTTCGAATTGGCTGCCACATATATTCAACTTCCAAGTGTTAGTAAGATGATTTAGTAGTGCGTGTTGCCACCCCCTATGAACTCTGTTGGCTATTTTCTCAAGATTATATGATTTTTTGTTAATGTTGTTAATCCCTTCTCCCATGTCCTGGAGGGGATTGTCTGTCTCTGTGCTCAAAGTTTATAAGCATGCTACTCGCTGGCATCATAATACTGTAATGATGAAAAGCGGCAAGAAGTTTCACCAAACTGTTTTTAGGTTCCTTATAGATTGGAGGTACTAGCTTGTTTACATTATTTTTGGAGGGCAATACTCAGTATTGTAAGAGCTGTTACTTTGCATATAGGCCTATAGCTACACACATTATCTCTTTCATGTGTTTTTATCTCTTTTGTACCATGTTATGATTTACGAATAGCATGAGTGTATGAGTGCGTACAGAAAATGACTCTGCTAATGTATACATGAAGGACTCCATACTCCTAACAATCCCTGAATCTGAATATGCCAACTCCTTGCAGGAGTAAGTCCAAATCAGGGTATGTCCAATTGATTGGACCAATTGCAACATACTGTGTGGATATATATCAAGTAGATCTTCTACAAGGTAAATATTTTGTCACGAAACTTTTCCTTCCTCACACAACTACTCTGCTTGGTGGCTTCATTGTTCTCTTCTTTTCTACTAATTTTCTATTTTGCTTGGCTATTCATTCAGACAGAGGGTATGATGGA
This portion of the Panicum virgatum strain AP13 chromosome 2N, P.virgatum_v5, whole genome shotgun sequence genome encodes:
- the LOC120659660 gene encoding uncharacterized protein LOC120659660, which produces MMRDLGCFGDASVQIADAASSSSGTGGGGRGKAPAAARSRVTCLYHARLAGRPCELSVTWTRAGGLAGQAAAVSVVAVDAASGDRLCRADIKPWLFAKRKGSKSLDVAAAGSTKVDVLWDLSGARFGPAPEPLEGFYVAVVCGGEMVLLLGDMRKEAYRKTGAGRPAGDALLVARREHVVGKKVFSAKAQFCHHGRCHDIVIECDTARANDPCLVIHIDRRPVMRVRRLPWKFRGNQTILVDGLPVEVLWDVHGWLFGPAAATSAVFMFQTCQAPEKSMPWAYLQIFKEHQLQGHGFSLIIHAWKVE